ACGGTGAACTCGGTGCCCAACCTCGCTGCGGCCGCCAACTCACGGGAGGCCTTCGTCACCTACGAGGCCACGGCCAATGTCGGCGGCGGGGGACTTCCCATCACCGACAGCTACTTCGTGGCCGGATACCAATTGGGTTGTCAAACCGACGTTTCCAGCGGATTGCAGCTCGGCGGTGCGGGTGCCATCGCGCCGACCGCCGCTGTCGGCCTGACCGGCCAAGGGCCTGGCGTCAACGCCGGATTGGGCGGCGGGCTCACCGGCTATCTGCAGACCAACCTCCAGCCCGGCGTGATCGTCGACCTGCCCATGGCCAGCATGCCGTTGAGCCCCGGAGGTCTGGGCATGCTCGACGTCACCAACGTGCACGTCAAGGCCGATGCGTGCGGCGGCCCGGTCACGATCAGGTCATTCGCCTACGTCCGCATCGGCACCGACGTCGAACGATCGGAATTCGCGGTGTACGGCGATCCCACCCAGATCTGATAGTTGCCGAAGGCGTTTCACACGAGCGTGAATCGCCCCCAATACCCCACAATCCGGGAAACCACGATAGCAGCCCTCATGTCCAGCACCTCGTATCCAGCCGTACGACTCGACCGCACCCGCGCGGCAATGGTCTTCATCGACCACCAGGCCGGGCTGTTGCTCGGAGTACAGGATCACGACAAGGAGGAGCTACGCCGCAACGTGATCGCTCTTGCGCTCATCGCCAAGGCGTTCCACGTGCCCGTCATCATGACCACGAGCGCCGACGACGGCCCCAACGGGCCGATCACCGCCGACCTGTCCGCTGCCGCTCCCGACGCAGTGATCGTACGCCGATCAGGTGAGATCG
This genomic window from Mycolicibacterium goodii contains:
- a CDS encoding MspA family porin, which produces MAVIAALALSAPAAGPARAEVKPMASKTDTKVTRGGNSLTLTLANETVNSVPNLAAAANSREAFVTYEATANVGGGGLPITDSYFVAGYQLGCQTDVSSGLQLGGAGAIAPTAAVGLTGQGPGVNAGLGGGLTGYLQTNLQPGVIVDLPMASMPLSPGGLGMLDVTNVHVKADACGGPVTIRSFAYVRIGTDVERSEFAVYGDPTQI
- a CDS encoding isochorismatase family protein, giving the protein MSSTSYPAVRLDRTRAAMVFIDHQAGLLLGVQDHDKEELRRNVIALALIAKAFHVPVIMTTSADDGPNGPITADLSAAAPDAVIVRRSGEIDAMDNPDFTAALRDSGRDQLILSGISTDVCVSFVAQSAVAAGYGAWAVTDASGT